Proteins encoded within one genomic window of Cyprinus carpio isolate SPL01 chromosome B22, ASM1834038v1, whole genome shotgun sequence:
- the LOC109047385 gene encoding programmed cell death protein 4-like: MATDCEAWLNANPVEAGDLSDSFPSGDEDNTFTGNVNNEINGNWISAPTGSIHEARLKAKVKRRLRKNSSKDSGRGDSLSDNGDVVRSVVPPTSPKGKLLNRRSKMGKGRGLPKKGGAGGKGVWGSPGEVYGEDEVDVKDPNYDAEQENCVYETVVLPLDDETFEKTVTPIVQEYFEHGDANEVAELLAELNLGCMRGDVPMLAVSLALEAKASHRELTSRLLSELCGCVLTAGDVEASFHKLLKELPDLVLDTPGAPQMLGQFIARAVADNILPKSFIDGYKGRVDCEYARAALDRAAVLLRMSRWTGLRIDSLWGSGGGQRPVNQLIKEVNLLLKEFLLSGDTVEAERCLRELEVPHFHHEFVYEAVIMVLESKGDRTLQMILQLLKSLCASTVITVDQLRRGFERVYLDMADLSIDVPCAYSLLEQFVEQSFNAGVIDKKLRDLCPCRGRKRFISEGDGGRLKLSS; encoded by the exons ATGGCAACTGACTGCGAGGCATGGCTGAATGCAAACCCAGTTG AAGCTGGAGATCTCAGCGATTCCTTCCCCTCTGGGGACGAGGACAACACCTTCACTGGAAACGTCAATAACGAGATCAACGGAAACTGGATATCGGCTCCCACCGGCAGCATCCACGAGGCAAGACTCAAGGCCAAGGTGAAGAGACGTCTGAGGAAGAACTCCTCCAAGGACTCGGGCCGGGGCGACTCGCTGAGCGATAACGGCGATGTGGTCCGCTCTGTGGTTCCACCCACCAGCCCTAAGGGCAAACTGCTAAACAGGAGGTCGAAGATGGGCAAGGGACGAGGCCTGCCGAAGAAAG GTGGGGCAGGGGGTAAAGGTGTATGGGGATCACCTGGGGAGGTTTACGGTGAAGATGAAGTTGACGTTAAAGACCCCAATTACGATGCGGAGCAG GAGAACTGCGTATATGAGACGGTCGTCCTCCCTCTGGACGACGAGACGTTTGAGAAGACGGTCACTCCTATTGTTCAAGAGTACTTTGAGCACGGAGATGCTAATGAAGTGGCG GAATTGCTTGCTGAGCTGAACCTGGGCTGCATGCGTGGCGACGTGCCCATGCTAGCTGTATCGCTAGCGCTGGAGGCCAAAGCCAGCCACAGGGAGCTGACGTCACGACTGCTCAGCGAGCTCTGCGGGTGTGTGCTCACTGCGGGCGACGTGGAGGCCTCCTTCCACAAACTGCTCAAAGAGCTGCCCGACCTGGTGCTGGACACACCTGGGGCTCCGCAG ATGCTCGGTCAGTTCATCGCTCGAGCCGTCGCAGACAACATCCTCCCAAAAAGCTTCATAGACGGCTACAAAGGACGAGTGGACTGTGAATACGCCAG AGCAGCTCTGGATCGCGCCGCTGTGCTGCTGAGGATGAGCCGATGGACCGGCCTGCGCATAGACAGTCTCTGGGGCTCAGGCGGCGGACAGAGACCTGTCAATCAACTCATCAAAGAG GTTAACCTGCTGCTGAAGGAGTTTCTGTTATCAGGAGACACGGTGGAAGCCGAGCGCTGCTTGAGAGAACTGGAAGTCCCACATTTCCACCATGAGTTTGTGTATGAG GCGGTTATCATGGTCCTGGAGTCTAAAGGCGACAGGACGCTTCAGATGATCCTGCAGCTGCTGAAGTCTCTCTGCGCCTCCACGGTCATCACTGTGGACCAGCTGAGACGG GGGTTTGAGAGGGTGTATCTGGACATGGCAGATCTCAGTATTGACGTGCCGTGTGCGTATTCGCTCCTGGAGCAGTTCGTGGAGCAGAGCTTTAACGCCGGGGTCATCGATAAAAAACTCAGAGACCTCTGTCCTTGTCG GGGCCGTAAGAGGTTCATCAGTGAAGGAGACGGCGGGCGTCTCAAACTCTCGAGCTAA